A window of the Xanthocytophaga agilis genome harbors these coding sequences:
- a CDS encoding DUF4494 domain-containing protein: protein MPVWYQATIRYQQPDDKGINKTITEVHLVDAVSYTDAESRIYDSVASNLAEFFLSKLSRMRLSEVFFVEDGAETWYKLKVQYITFDEKTQKEKKVPYNMLINAPDPREAYDLLKERLGKIQDYIITDVNITNILEVIPYEKEGEDPLKGGNFRPLAEVRAEKTEQEG, encoded by the coding sequence ATGCCGGTTTGGTATCAAGCAACAATCCGTTATCAACAACCTGATGACAAGGGAATAAATAAGACTATCACAGAAGTTCATCTGGTGGATGCAGTTTCTTATACAGATGCAGAATCCCGCATTTACGATTCCGTAGCCAGTAACCTGGCAGAATTTTTCCTTTCCAAGCTTTCACGTATGCGATTAAGTGAGGTATTTTTTGTAGAGGATGGCGCTGAAACGTGGTATAAATTAAAAGTACAATATATCACTTTTGATGAGAAAACGCAGAAAGAGAAAAAAGTGCCCTACAATATGCTTATCAATGCTCCTGATCCACGAGAAGCGTATGACTTATTAAAGGAAAGACTTGGTAAAATACAGGATTACATAATCACAGACGTAAATATTACAAATATCCTTGAAGTAATCCCTTACGAAAAAGAAGGTGAAGATCCTTTAAAAGGAGGAAATTTCAGACCACTTGCAGAAGTGAGAGCAGAAAAAACAGAGCAGGAAGGCTAA